AAACGGAATGCGTTAATTATGTATAAATAAATTTTCTATCTTTATTTGTAAGGGGATACAAAAACGGCCTTAGTCAAAGACCAAGGCCGTTTTTGTAAGATTGCTATTCCTCAATGATTAAAAATTCACTTTCTGAATTTCAAAATAAGCTTGCGGGTGAAGACAGGCGGGGCAAGTTTTGGGCGCCGATTTCCCTTTGTAAATAAAACCACAATTCCGGCATTGCCATGTTACCTCGTCAATACGGTCATATACTTCGTTTGCTTCAACATTATGCAAAAAAGCAAGATAGCGTTCTTCATGACCTTTTTCAGCAATGCTAATCATTTTATACATGGCTGCAATAGCAGGAAAACCTTCTTCTTCTGCTATTTGTGCAAAGAAAGGATACAATTCAGTCCATTCTTCATGCTCACCTCCGGCTGCAGCCTTCAAATTTTCTTCCGTAGTACTGATTACTCCGGCTGGATAAGTTGCAGTGATTTCAACCATACCCCCCTCTAAAAAGGAAAACATCCGTTTAGCATGTTCTTTCTCCTGATTAGCAGTCTCCTCAAAAATAGCTGCAATTTGTTCATACCCTTCTTTCTTTGCCACACTGGCAAAATAGGTGTAACGCATACGGGCTTGCGATTCACCGGCAAACGATTTCAACAGATTTTGTTCGGTACGGGTACCTTTTACACTTTTACTCATAATCATACATTTTTAATTTTTACACTAACTTGTTTTATATCAATAAAGTATTACAGCATAAAACGTTCCTACTCCTCTACGACATTTTGTATGCAAGATAACTAATTTCTATGACAATGATTCTTCTATTAACAATAAAAGATCTCACAATGGACAAGACAGAAAATGCCGACTAACAAATTTTAATTATTGATTGACATAATAGGTATTTTTATAAATAGACATTGACAACCCCAAAGATCTATAAGTCTTCAACAATTTAGTGTGTTTGATAGAATCAAGTTGAGTATCCCAATTTGGGAAATGGCTAAAAATAATATATTGATTTCTTTTAAAGTCGAGATCAGAAAAATACCGATTATCTTCATTTACATCTATATATTTTAAATCAGCAGTGTTCGGAAAGCCAAAGCCAACAGTATTCAAATCAATGTGTTCTTTCTCGCAATACTTAATAACTTGCTGTCGTAAGCTAAAATAGGGAATGTAAACTAACGAAGCATCCCACGCCTGAGCTTTTTTTTCAGGATAAAGCCAAAAATTTCCGGACAATAAAGCCAGAATAATAAAAAAAGAGGCGATCTTCGCCTTTTGATCTTTTATATTCTCAAACATAATAATGCCAATAAGCAAAGAGAATAACAAAAAATGAAGAATGAAATATCTTTCTCCTATTGGATTTTGTATGGGAAGTGTGATGAATAACATAGATCCCAAAATAGATATCCATATAATCCAGATAGATTGTAATTTACTAGTAAAAAATTTTTTATGCCCATACTTCCACAATAAAACAAATGCCAATAACCAAATAAAAATCCGGCCATAATCTATAAAAGCAAAGCCTAATGCCAAAACATTATGGATTAAACCTGAAAATGATACAAAATCAGCAAATTCCTTCCAAGGATTTATATCGCTAATGAAAAAGTAACCTAATAAAAGCTTTTTAGCGCTTATATAAATCAGGAACAACGATATCACTGGCAAAAAGGGAATTAGAGCATAGACGAAATCATTATACAATTTCTTCCCCTTGCGGCGATAAATCAAAAAATAGGCCACAAATAACCCTAGCGTTATATCCATGCCTCTAATGCTGACTAAACCCATACCGAGCAAATACAAGGACAATAAAGTTCGTTTATTGGATAATATGGCATTAATCGATAGTAAAGAAAAAGCGACGATTACCTCATCATTATCAAGAAGAAAAGTTTGCGATAGAAATGTTGCGTCTAATAATACCATAAAGTATATAAACCAGAAATTTTTATTGCTTACTAACCTTTTGCATAATATAAATAGCTGTACCATGCTTATTATTGGGAAAATAGTCATGATTATATGAGTCGTAGCCAGTGATCTCCCAAGTATTTTCCACATAAAAGCAACATATAACTGCAATAAAGGAGGATCACTCACATAATTAGCAGGTAAGAAAATTGCATGGAAGTTTGTGTTATAAAAGAAATATGCAGGTTTTGATAAGTTTGCAATTGCATCCCAAAAAAACGTGATATAATTCGACAATGCTAATTTAATCACAACAAAACTCAAACATAAAAAGAATAGAATAATCAATTCTTTCTTTTGATATATTCTTGTCATAACAAACGAATAATTAATCAACAATCAGTAATTTCGTAACAGAATGCTGAATTCCATCCGGAGAAGAACAAAGGATTAAATAGACTCCTGAATGTACTCTTGCACCATTGATTCCGTTACCGCTCCAGGTTGCAACACCACCATTGGAGGTAGTTACATAAATTACATTACCGCTCACATCCGTAATTTTCACCTGGGTATCTGCTACCAGACCCGTTATAGTAATGACCCCATGATAATCCGGACGCACTGGATTCGGATAAGCGTGTACACCACTAAAGGTATCCAATGCCTGATTTGCATCCGTCATAAACGAAATTATACCTGCATCTGTACCAATAAACAGTTCGCCGGTTTGGTTGTTTAATCCCAGCGACAAAATATCATTAGACAACAAAGGACTATTTTCTGCAGTAAAATGCTTTAAAATTTTTGTTCCATCCGCAGAGACCAAATATAGACCTGAACTTTGGCTTCCAAGCCATTTTCGATTAGCTCCATCTACAACTATGGCATTTACACTTTCGGTCCCAAGCAAATAATCTGCCAGATTTGTTCCGTCATTGCGGGGTACTTTAATCCGTGTTATCGTAAAATCCGAAGAAAAAGCGTTATCAGGATTTTGAATGATAATTGGGCCTTTGGCCGTTCCAACCCAGATCTGATCATTCATATCCTGAACCATACAATAGTAAAAATCAGATGAAAATATATTTCCATCCTGATCTACGAAAGATGAAAAAAACTTGGACTGATCATCCTGCTGATTTTCCAACGTACCATTATCATCAAAAACAAATACTCCCGGCGTTGAACGTTCGGAAAGAATCCATTTTCTGTTAGGATTCAGTTTGTCTATCAAAATATCCTGAAGGGTCGGGAGTCCTTTTATACCATCAAAATAAAGACTATGAACATTACCATCAGAAGATAAATATTTTACAGGATCACCAATCTGTTCGTTCAGAAACCATAAATTACCCTGCGAATCAAACGTTAAACCATTAATGCGTTGATAATCGAACTGAATAGTTTGTCCTGGAAAAATAGATTCTACACCACTATTAGTGCAATTATACCATTTATAAAAAGTATTGTTTTTAAATTCATACAATCCCCTTCCATAAGCTCCAATAAAAAAATGAGAATTATCTGATGGATCTGCAGCAACTGAGACAAAATCAGTAGTAGATGGCATGCTTGTTGCTTGGCTGATTGAGAAGCCATCAATATTCGTCCATTGATTATTCTCCAGCATAGACACGGAAGCCGGATGCAAATATTGTACAGCCCAAGCGCCACCAGGCACTACAAATAATTTATCTCCACTTACTGCCATAGCCCACGCGCTATTATCCAACGGGCCGGAAGGAGCAAAAGCATTCATCTCCTGGCCGTTTTTGTTCAATTGCAACAGTCCGGAACTGCCTGAAGCCAACCAAAAAGAAGGAGATGTAGTGTTGTCTGTTGCTATACAATCGGGAGAGACGCCTGCAAGTGTGGTAAAATGTAAAGAAGTATCATACACGTAGGTATTGGCATCCTGATCGGAAATAAAATAAAGGTACTTATTATCACATTGCATACGTGTAATATTTTTCAAAGAAGGTACTACATTCCACGTAATACCATCGCTCGAATTATACACCATACCATCTGATTTTAATAGCCAAAGCAAACCCTCATAAACAAGCAAATTGCTATTATTGACATCACTCAATGGTAAAGAAGTAATGGATGACCATACCTGATAATCAGCCAGATTATGATTGGATGCATCCGCATCAAATAACCCGGTGGCAGTCAATCCATAAATTTTACCTTTAAATAAAGACGTTGCCAGCACCGGAATATAACTACCATTTACTCCAATCACATAGGAATCACTGATTTCGTGCTTTGCCATGTTCAGGACGACAATACCAAAATTGCAGGATAAATAAGCAAGGCTATCAGCGAATAAAACAGAATTTACTGTTTTATCCATTGCAGCTTGTTTCAGGTATAAATCAGGCACATTGCTAATTCCTGACTGTGAAAGTAAATCAATGTTGGAATTAGCATAAACAATTAAAAGTTGCTTTGTTGCATCATTGTAACCGATAAGTGAAATATCATTATCGCTTAGCCCGTTGATCTTCGAATAATATGCTATGCTCTGATCCGTAAAATCAACGGAAAACAAAGCATTAGAACCCACTGCATAGGCCTTATCGGACGCAATCGCTACCTGAGTCACATTTCGATATGAATAATGCACCTGCCACTCTCCCACCGCTAGTTGCGCATCGACACTAGTGAACGACAACAAACACAGCATAACAGATCCGCTCATTCGCAGGAATCGCTTTGACAAGAGTTTAAATAGAAAAAACCAGGGCATGTTTTTATATATATGTAAGAAACTTAGCAAAAATACGAATATTCTCGGTTTCTATCTGTCTTATACTAAAAAATAAATAGCATAGAGATAAACTGCAGTCCCACTAAATTAAAAACGCCGCATGTTTTTGACATACAGCGTTTTTAATGATATGAAATAAAAAACTCACATAGCTTTCATCATTTTTTCCACTTCAGCGTTAATAGCGTTAGCAAAATCATCAACGCTTTGCGTACCTTTGTCTCCTTCTCCTTGTTTACGAACAGAAACCATGCCTGCCTCCATCTCTTTCTCACCGACAATCAACAGGTAAGGGATTCGTTTTAATTCATTATCACGAATCTTACGCCCAATCTTTTCATTCCGGTCATCTACAGAGACGCGAATATCAAGTAAATCCAATTGTTGAGCTATCTGATGGGCATATTCATTAAATTTCTCGCTGATTGGCAGGATAACAGCTTGTTCCGGGGTCAGCCAAAGCGGAAACTTCCCTCCGGTGTGTTCAATAAGAACAGCAACAAAACGTTCCATCGAACCGAATGGAGCGCGATGAATCATCACAGGGCGATGTTTTTGATTGTCAGCACCAGTATATTCCAGATCAAAACGCTCCGGCAAATTATAATCCACCTGGATGGTTCCTAACTGCCAGCGGCGACCGATAGCATCCTTCACCATGAAGTCAAGTTTAGGGCCATAGAAGGCAGCTTCACCCAGTTCAACATTCGCTTTAAGTCCTTTTTCTTCGCAAGCTTCTACAATAGCACGTTCTGCTTTTTCCCAATTTTCGTCGCTGCCGATATATTTCTCTTTATCGTTTGGATCGCGGAGAGAGATTTGAGCCTCGAAGTTTTTAAAGTCAAGGGCATTGAAAATGATAAAAATAATATCCATCACTTTCAGGAATTCATCCTTCAATTGGTCCGGGCGACAGAATATGTGGGCATCATCCTGGGTAAATCCCCGTACCCGCGTCAACCCATGCAACTCACCACTTTGCTCATAACGATACACCGTACCGAATTCGGCATAACGCAAGGGTAAGTCTTTATATGAATGAGGAGATGACCGGTATATCTCACAATGATGCGGGCAGTTCATCGGTTTGAGCAAGAACTCTTCCCCTTCCTGTGGCGTATGAATCGGTTGAAATGAATCTTTGCCATACTTTGCATAATGTCCTGAAGTTACCCATAATTCTTTCTGCCCAATATGGGGGGTAATTACCTGTTGGTAACCAAAACGTTTTTGGATTCGTTTCAAGAACTCTTCAAGACGGGTACGCAAAATTGTTCCTTTTGGCAACCAGAGTGGCAATCCTGCCCCAACAGCAGGAGAAAATGTAAACAATTCCAGCTCTTTGCCAACTTTGCGATGATCACGTTTTTTCGCTTCTTCCAGGAACGTTAGATATTCATCCAGCATCTTCTTCTTAGGGAATGTGATGCCATAAATACGCGTTAACTGTTTACGCTTTTCATCACCTCGCCAATAAGCTCCCGCAACACTCAATAATTTAATCGCTTTTATTTCGCCTGTATTTTGCAAGTGAGG
The sequence above is drawn from the Microbacter margulisiae genome and encodes:
- the rbr gene encoding rubrerythrin, which translates into the protein MSKSVKGTRTEQNLLKSFAGESQARMRYTYFASVAKKEGYEQIAAIFEETANQEKEHAKRMFSFLEGGMVEITATYPAGVISTTEENLKAAAGGEHEEWTELYPFFAQIAEEEGFPAIAAMYKMISIAEKGHEERYLAFLHNVEANEVYDRIDEVTWQCRNCGFIYKGKSAPKTCPACLHPQAYFEIQKVNF
- a CDS encoding T9SS type A sorting domain-containing protein, with amino-acid sequence MPWFFLFKLLSKRFLRMSGSVMLCLLSFTSVDAQLAVGEWQVHYSYRNVTQVAIASDKAYAVGSNALFSVDFTDQSIAYYSKINGLSDNDISLIGYNDATKQLLIVYANSNIDLLSQSGISNVPDLYLKQAAMDKTVNSVLFADSLAYLSCNFGIVVLNMAKHEISDSYVIGVNGSYIPVLATSLFKGKIYGLTATGLFDADASNHNLADYQVWSSITSLPLSDVNNSNLLVYEGLLWLLKSDGMVYNSSDGITWNVVPSLKNITRMQCDNKYLYFISDQDANTYVYDTSLHFTTLAGVSPDCIATDNTTSPSFWLASGSSGLLQLNKNGQEMNAFAPSGPLDNSAWAMAVSGDKLFVVPGGAWAVQYLHPASVSMLENNQWTNIDGFSISQATSMPSTTDFVSVAADPSDNSHFFIGAYGRGLYEFKNNTFYKWYNCTNSGVESIFPGQTIQFDYQRINGLTFDSQGNLWFLNEQIGDPVKYLSSDGNVHSLYFDGIKGLPTLQDILIDKLNPNRKWILSERSTPGVFVFDDNGTLENQQDDQSKFFSSFVDQDGNIFSSDFYYCMVQDMNDQIWVGTAKGPIIIQNPDNAFSSDFTITRIKVPRNDGTNLADYLLGTESVNAIVVDGANRKWLGSQSSGLYLVSADGTKILKHFTAENSPLLSNDILSLGLNNQTGELFIGTDAGIISFMTDANQALDTFSGVHAYPNPVRPDYHGVITITGLVADTQVKITDVSGNVIYVTTSNGGVATWSGNGINGARVHSGVYLILCSSPDGIQHSVTKLLIVD
- the thrS gene encoding threonine--tRNA ligase — its product is MIHITFPDGSVREFPEGVTGFQIAESISPRLAADVLAVGVDGVTYDLSRPIEQDASIQLYKWDDAEGKHAYWHSSAHLMAEALQALYPGIKFGIGPAIENGFYYDVDPGEAVIKESDLPAIESKMIELAARKESIVRKEVSKEEALNFFGQKGDEYKVELISDLADGTISFYSQGDFTDLCRGPHLQNTGEIKAIKLLSVAGAYWRGDEKRKQLTRIYGITFPKKKMLDEYLTFLEEAKKRDHRKVGKELELFTFSPAVGAGLPLWLPKGTILRTRLEEFLKRIQKRFGYQQVITPHIGQKELWVTSGHYAKYGKDSFQPIHTPQEGEEFLLKPMNCPHHCEIYRSSPHSYKDLPLRYAEFGTVYRYEQSGELHGLTRVRGFTQDDAHIFCRPDQLKDEFLKVMDIIFIIFNALDFKNFEAQISLRDPNDKEKYIGSDENWEKAERAIVEACEEKGLKANVELGEAAFYGPKLDFMVKDAIGRRWQLGTIQVDYNLPERFDLEYTGADNQKHRPVMIHRAPFGSMERFVAVLIEHTGGKFPLWLTPEQAVILPISEKFNEYAHQIAQQLDLLDIRVSVDDRNEKIGRKIRDNELKRIPYLLIVGEKEMEAGMVSVRKQGEGDKGTQSVDDFANAINAEVEKMMKAM